The following DNA comes from Methanosarcina vacuolata Z-761.
ACTGAATGGTTCGAGTGTCTCTGGGCTGATAAAATATATGGCATAAGGATCATAACAGATACGTTCGTTTTCTGGCTTTTGGGACTCTAAGGCTCTGTGAAGTGCAATTCCCTCAGCCATTTTACTGGATTTTCTTTCCTGAATGTTTATTCCACTTGAATTTATGAAATTTTTAGATTCCTGCATTTGATTCAACCTTCATTTGTTTTCACTAAAAAATAAACAATACAGTAATAAATTTCATGAAGCCTGCTTTTTTACTTGTTCGCCTCATCATTTTTCATTTTTTTCTTCTCTTCCTGTGTTCATAAGCAAACGGTGCATGAAACCTGTAACATCCTCATAAAATCGGTATTGACCTATCCCTTGTTTTTCCAGTACTGTTTTGAAATCAGAGCGCATTTCTGTGATACCTTTCAAAATCATAGTTAAGAGAATGGTCACTTCCACAGGATTCATATTACGTCGGATTAATCCTTCATCGATTCCTGATTTTATTGCATTACACGTTATGTCAAAAGTTTCCTGACGCAGGTTGAGAATCTCCTTTGCTATTTCGTTTACATCTTCAACATCCTCGATGGCGAACCTTCCTGAACGAAAATAAAGGTATGCCCGATTATAATCCGGGTACTTATTGACGAACTCAAAGTATACTGCTCCAATCGCATCCAGTATTTCGACACCGTTTTTGCAATTTTTAATTTCTTCCTCGATCATGGCATTTAGGATTCTTGCTCCTCGCAGGACTATTGAAAAGAAAAGTGACTCCTTGTCTTTGAAGTAGAGGTAAAGTGCTGCTTTACTTAGCTCAACTTCGTTAGCAACGTCGTCCATCGAAACATTATCAAAACCTCTGGAGAAGAACAGTTTTTCAGCTGCATCTAGGATGTAGTTGCGTCTTCGCTCTTTTTCTTGTTTTTTCATTTCCTTTATTGACAATCTCATCACTGAATCTCATTCGTTTTAATTACTTAAAGTCACAATTATTACCTATAGTCACAATACAATATAAAAGTTTTGTTTCCGTTGCAAAAAATCTCAGGATAGGCATGTAAATCTATGGACAATAACCAAAAGTTAAAATATTCAAGAAGATTTGTCAATATAAAACCTAGATTCGGCAGGTCAACATAAGGAATTTGAAGATTTTTCTTGATAATCGTTTTTGAACATTTGATAAGTACATATTAAATTTAAAGATGGTTAACGTGTGGCTCAACTCCAATGACACATATAAACACTGGATCGTTTTTCCATTAAAGTTTAGTATGGTAGATTATATTTGGATCATATGTAAAC
Coding sequences within:
- a CDS encoding TetR/AcrR family transcriptional regulator; the encoded protein is MKKQEKERRRNYILDAAEKLFFSRGFDNVSMDDVANEVELSKAALYLYFKDKESLFFSIVLRGARILNAMIEEEIKNCKNGVEILDAIGAVYFEFVNKYPDYNRAYLYFRSGRFAIEDVEDVNEIAKEILNLRQETFDITCNAIKSGIDEGLIRRNMNPVEVTILLTMILKGITEMRSDFKTVLEKQGIGQYRFYEDVTGFMHRLLMNTGREEKNEK